One genomic segment of Rhizobium viscosum includes these proteins:
- a CDS encoding DUF3126 family protein: MKPEEIKKLDAYFKRTLNPQIVVKARPRKNDSAEVYIGEEFLGVIYIDDEDGDRSYNFSMAILDVDL, translated from the coding sequence GTGAAGCCTGAAGAAATCAAGAAGCTCGACGCCTATTTCAAACGCACGCTGAACCCGCAGATCGTGGTGAAGGCGCGCCCGCGCAAGAACGACTCCGCGGAAGTTTACATTGGCGAAGAATTTCTGGGTGTCATCTACATCGATGACGAGGACGGTGACCGTTCCTACAATTTCTCGATGGCAATTCTCGACGTCGATCTCTGA
- a CDS encoding zinc-finger domain-containing protein: MAGHSIPHFQNDGGHRVIEVGVKEFMCTGASAPFDHPHIFIDMGDDNEKVCSYCSTLYRYNASLKSNQTNPPGCVFHVKAA; the protein is encoded by the coding sequence ATGGCCGGCCACAGCATTCCCCACTTCCAGAACGACGGCGGTCACCGCGTTATTGAAGTCGGCGTCAAGGAATTCATGTGCACCGGCGCATCCGCTCCCTTCGACCATCCGCATATCTTCATCGATATGGGCGACGACAATGAGAAGGTCTGCTCCTACTGCTCGACGCTTTATCGCTACAATGCTTCGCTGAAGTCCAACCAGACCAACCCGCCCGGCTGCGTCTTCCACGTCAAGGCGGCGTAA
- a CDS encoding phasin family protein, which translates to MFNFDDANRKSKEAVDSMLKSYSDTAKGFQAIASEAAEYSKKSFQDAVTHFETLSGLKSFEAAFELQTNYAKSSYEAFVSEATKLGEMYADLAKNAYKPYEAPMAAAAAKVSKATPVAPAAA; encoded by the coding sequence ATGTTTAATTTCGATGATGCGAACCGGAAGAGCAAGGAAGCCGTAGATTCGATGCTCAAGAGCTATTCCGATACTGCCAAGGGTTTTCAGGCGATCGCCTCTGAGGCGGCCGAATATTCCAAGAAGTCCTTCCAGGATGCCGTCACCCATTTCGAGACGCTGTCAGGCTTAAAGAGCTTCGAGGCGGCCTTCGAACTGCAGACCAATTATGCGAAGTCTTCCTATGAGGCTTTCGTTTCCGAAGCGACCAAGCTCGGCGAAATGTATGCTGACCTCGCCAAAAATGCTTATAAGCCTTATGAAGCACCGATGGCTGCTGCTGCTGCCAAGGTCTCGAAAGCGACCCCGGTAGCCCCCGCAGCCGCATAA
- a CDS encoding alpha/beta fold hydrolase translates to MNLNTPAFSSLTHDGLKLAFFDEGDPSGPPVLLIHGFASSANVNWVHPGWLKTLGDAGYRVIAIDNRGHGASDKPRDAEAYRPWFMAGDAIALLDHLGIPEANLMGYSMGARISVFAALAHPDRVRSLVLGGLGIGMTDGVGDWDPIADALLAPSLADVTHQRGQMFRAFAEQTKSDREALAACIKGSRDLVARADMGKIDAPTLIGVGTKDDIAGSPQELAALMPDAEALDIPGRDHMLAVGDRVFKKAVLEFYAKVAAG, encoded by the coding sequence ATGAACCTGAATACACCTGCATTTTCAAGCCTTACCCATGATGGACTGAAACTCGCTTTCTTCGATGAGGGCGATCCCTCCGGCCCCCCGGTGCTGCTGATCCACGGCTTTGCCTCATCAGCCAACGTCAACTGGGTTCATCCGGGCTGGCTGAAGACTTTGGGTGACGCCGGCTACCGTGTCATTGCCATCGATAACAGGGGGCATGGCGCCAGCGACAAGCCGCGCGATGCCGAAGCTTACAGGCCATGGTTCATGGCTGGTGACGCGATCGCGCTGCTTGATCATCTCGGTATTCCCGAGGCCAATCTGATGGGCTACTCCATGGGCGCCCGCATCTCCGTCTTTGCGGCACTTGCCCATCCAGACCGCGTCCGCTCGCTGGTGCTCGGCGGCCTCGGTATCGGCATGACGGACGGGGTGGGCGATTGGGACCCGATCGCCGATGCACTGCTTGCGCCGTCGCTTGCCGACGTCACCCACCAGCGCGGCCAGATGTTCCGCGCTTTTGCCGAGCAGACGAAGAGTGACCGTGAGGCGCTTGCCGCCTGTATCAAGGGTTCGCGCGATCTGGTTGCTCGCGCCGACATGGGTAAGATCGATGCGCCCACCCTGATCGGGGTTGGAACGAAAGACGACATTGCCGGTTCTCCCCAGGAGCTTGCGGCGCTGATGCCCGACGCCGAAGCACTGGATATTCCCGGCCGCGACCACATGCTCGCCGTGGGTGACCGAGTGTTCAAGAAGGCAGTCCTGGAATTCTACGCCAAGGTCGCTGCCGGCTGA
- the clpA gene encoding ATP-dependent Clp protease ATP-binding subunit ClpA, which yields MPTFSPSLEKALHQALTFANERHHEYATLEHLLLALIDDADAAAVMGACNVDLDALRKTLLEYVDNELSNLVTGYDEDSKPTSGFQRVIQRAVIHVQSSGREEVTGANVLVAIFAERESHAAYFLQEQEMTRYDAVNYISHGIGKRPGASESRPPRGAEEESESKPTARGGNEEEGGPKKQQDALKAYCVNLNEKAKGGKIDPLIGRNAEVNRTIQILCRRSKNNPLYVGDPGVGKTAIAEGLAKRIVEGKVPEALADATIFSLDMGTLLAGTRYRGDFEERLKQVVKELEEYPGAVLFIDEIHTVIGAGATSGGAMDASNLLKPALSSGAIRCIGSTTYKEYRQFFEKDRALVRRFQKIDVNEPSIDDAIEIMKGLKPYFEEYHHLRYSNEAIKTAVELSARYISDRKLPDKAIDVIDETGAAQMLLPPSRRRKLITEKEIEATIATMARIPAKTVSKDDEAVLANLEQELRSVVYGQDVAIEALSTSIKLARAGLREPNKPIGAYVFSGPTGVGKTEVAKQLAASLGVEILRFDMSEYMERHTVSRLLGAPPGYVGFDQGGLLTDGVDQHPHCVVLLDEIEKAHPDIYNILLQVMDHGTLTDHNGKKIDFRNVILIMTTNAGASEMAKAAIGFGSSKRTGEDEEALTRLFTPEFRNRLDAIIPFAALPTAVIHKVVQKFIMQLEAQLSERNVTFDLHEDAIAWLSEKGYDEKMGARPLSRVIQENIKKPLANEILFGKLKKGGVVNVTVGPKEDGKPGLILEAIPETAPIKPKPEAELVHPGAVAEDDGELKTKPVKKTKAKTVPQPEPEVRDAPKKGSTVPKVPRKK from the coding sequence GTGCCAACATTTTCGCCTAGTCTTGAGAAGGCGCTCCATCAGGCACTGACCTTTGCCAACGAGCGGCACCATGAATATGCGACGCTCGAGCATCTGCTGCTCGCCCTGATCGACGATGCCGATGCGGCTGCGGTCATGGGTGCCTGCAATGTCGACCTCGACGCGCTTCGCAAAACGCTCCTGGAATATGTCGATAACGAACTCTCCAACCTGGTCACCGGTTATGACGAGGACTCCAAGCCGACGTCGGGTTTCCAGCGCGTCATTCAGCGCGCGGTGATCCATGTCCAGTCTTCCGGCCGCGAGGAAGTGACCGGTGCCAACGTGCTCGTCGCGATCTTTGCTGAGCGCGAGAGCCATGCTGCCTATTTCCTGCAGGAGCAGGAAATGACCCGCTACGACGCCGTCAATTATATTTCCCACGGTATCGGTAAGCGCCCCGGTGCTTCCGAAAGCCGTCCGCCGCGTGGTGCCGAAGAAGAGTCCGAATCCAAGCCGACCGCACGCGGCGGCAACGAGGAAGAGGGTGGGCCGAAGAAGCAGCAGGATGCGCTGAAGGCTTACTGTGTGAACCTGAACGAGAAGGCCAAGGGCGGCAAGATTGACCCGTTGATCGGCCGTAACGCCGAGGTGAACCGGACCATCCAGATACTGTGCCGCCGCTCCAAGAATAACCCGCTCTATGTCGGTGACCCCGGCGTCGGTAAAACTGCTATTGCCGAAGGCCTTGCCAAGCGCATCGTCGAAGGCAAGGTTCCGGAAGCTCTGGCCGATGCCACGATCTTTTCGCTGGATATGGGCACGCTGCTCGCCGGCACGCGGTATCGCGGTGACTTCGAAGAGCGCCTCAAGCAGGTCGTCAAGGAACTGGAAGAATATCCGGGTGCCGTGCTCTTCATCGACGAAATCCACACCGTCATCGGTGCGGGTGCAACGTCGGGCGGAGCAATGGATGCCTCGAACCTGTTGAAGCCGGCTCTGTCTTCGGGCGCGATCCGCTGCATCGGTTCGACCACCTACAAGGAATACCGCCAGTTCTTCGAAAAGGATCGGGCTCTGGTCCGCCGCTTCCAGAAGATCGATGTCAATGAGCCGTCGATCGATGATGCGATCGAGATCATGAAGGGCCTGAAGCCCTATTTCGAAGAATACCACCACCTGCGCTACTCGAACGAGGCGATCAAGACCGCTGTCGAGCTCTCGGCTCGTTATATCTCGGACCGCAAGCTGCCGGATAAGGCGATCGACGTCATCGATGAGACCGGTGCGGCCCAGATGCTGCTCCCGCCGTCCAGGCGCCGCAAGTTGATCACCGAAAAGGAGATCGAAGCGACGATTGCGACGATGGCGCGCATCCCGGCGAAAACCGTCTCGAAGGACGACGAAGCCGTTCTTGCCAATCTCGAGCAGGAGCTGCGCTCGGTCGTCTATGGTCAGGATGTGGCGATCGAAGCCCTGTCCACCTCGATCAAGCTGGCACGCGCGGGCCTCCGCGAGCCGAACAAGCCGATCGGCGCCTATGTCTTCTCCGGCCCTACCGGCGTCGGCAAGACGGAAGTCGCCAAGCAGCTTGCTGCCTCGCTGGGTGTCGAGATTCTGCGCTTCGATATGTCGGAATACATGGAGCGGCATACGGTTTCCCGTCTGCTCGGTGCACCTCCCGGCTATGTCGGCTTCGACCAGGGCGGCCTCTTGACCGATGGCGTCGACCAGCATCCGCATTGCGTGGTCCTGCTCGACGAAATCGAGAAGGCGCATCCGGATATCTACAATATCCTGCTGCAGGTCATGGACCACGGCACGCTGACCGACCACAACGGCAAGAAGATCGACTTCCGCAACGTCATCCTGATCATGACGACCAATGCGGGTGCTTCGGAAATGGCCAAGGCCGCGATCGGCTTCGGTTCGTCCAAGCGCACCGGTGAAGACGAAGAGGCGCTGACCCGCCTGTTCACGCCGGAATTCCGCAACCGTCTCGACGCGATCATTCCGTTCGCGGCACTGCCGACGGCTGTCATCCACAAGGTCGTGCAGAAGTTCATCATGCAGCTGGAAGCTCAGCTGTCCGAACGCAACGTCACCTTCGACCTGCACGAGGATGCGATCGCCTGGTTGTCCGAAAAGGGTTACGACGAGAAGATGGGTGCCCGCCCGCTGTCCCGTGTGATCCAGGAAAACATCAAGAAGCCGCTGGCGAACGAAATCCTCTTCGGCAAGCTGAAAAAGGGCGGCGTCGTCAACGTCACTGTCGGCCCGAAGGAGGACGGAAAGCCCGGCCTCATTCTGGAAGCTATCCCGGAAACGGCCCCTATCAAGCCGAAGCCGGAAGCCGAGCTGGTTCATCCGGGAGCGGTCGCTGAGGATGACGGCGAGCTGAAGACCAAGCCGGTCAAGAAGACGAAGGCCAAGACTGTGCCACAGCCTGAACCTGAAGTCCGCGACGCCCCCAAGAAGGGCTCGACGGTTCCGAAGGTTCCACGCAAGAAGTAA
- a CDS encoding FAD-dependent monooxygenase, giving the protein MPVEHAAIIGAGIAGLTAALALARRGISSDIFEQAPELAEVGAGLQISPNASRVLAELGLLDGLISLWLEPQSIRLISGSSLRELAAVPAGSFARSRWGAPYGVLHRKTLQKALLDAVNANPLCQLHLGTRFESDLPQGRRSSDVIIGADGVWSRLRQTIPGAPAPQFSGNVAFRFTIAEAEAPGFLDRASVSALLGSSAHMVCYPLKETDGFNMVAITAGNTVPQDWQGEPTRAQQELLRSRFRRWHPAVTGLLGRHSDITFWPLFETTPGKWQDGDKTVLIGDAAHAMMPFAAQGAAMAIEDAFELAAFLATRPVSEAISLFERHRMPRIAKLRQRGAFNRFAYHASGPIRIGRDIVLLLKPPQSLAADLDWIYGYRSIG; this is encoded by the coding sequence ATGCCGGTCGAACATGCCGCCATTATCGGCGCCGGAATTGCCGGCCTGACGGCTGCTCTGGCACTCGCAAGACGTGGTATCAGTTCCGATATTTTCGAACAGGCGCCCGAGCTTGCAGAGGTGGGGGCCGGCCTGCAGATCTCTCCCAATGCATCGCGCGTGCTTGCCGAACTCGGCTTGCTTGACGGGCTGATCAGCCTCTGGCTCGAGCCGCAATCCATCCGGCTGATCTCAGGCAGTTCGCTGCGCGAACTTGCAGCAGTCCCGGCCGGGAGTTTTGCCAGGAGCCGCTGGGGAGCGCCCTACGGCGTCCTGCATCGCAAGACGCTTCAGAAGGCCCTGCTGGATGCGGTCAACGCCAATCCGCTCTGCCAACTCCATCTCGGAACACGTTTCGAATCGGATTTACCACAGGGCCGGCGTTCGAGCGACGTGATCATCGGCGCCGATGGTGTCTGGTCCAGATTACGGCAGACAATACCGGGTGCCCCTGCCCCGCAATTTTCGGGAAATGTCGCCTTCCGTTTCACTATCGCAGAGGCAGAGGCGCCAGGCTTTCTCGATCGCGCCAGTGTCTCGGCCCTGCTCGGTTCGTCCGCGCATATGGTCTGCTATCCGCTGAAGGAAACCGACGGCTTCAACATGGTGGCGATCACCGCTGGCAACACGGTGCCGCAGGACTGGCAAGGCGAACCGACACGGGCTCAGCAGGAGCTTCTGCGGTCACGCTTCCGCCGCTGGCATCCGGCTGTTACCGGCTTGCTCGGGCGGCACAGCGACATCACTTTCTGGCCGCTTTTCGAGACAACGCCGGGCAAATGGCAGGACGGTGACAAGACCGTGCTGATAGGCGATGCAGCACATGCCATGATGCCCTTTGCGGCACAGGGGGCTGCGATGGCGATCGAGGATGCATTCGAGCTTGCAGCCTTCCTCGCCACCCGCCCGGTTTCCGAAGCCATCTCGCTCTTTGAACGGCATCGCATGCCGCGCATCGCCAAGCTCCGCCAGCGTGGCGCCTTCAACCGTTTTGCCTATCATGCAAGCGGACCGATCCGCATCGGCCGGGATATCGTTCTGTTGCTGAAACCGCCGCAAAGCCTCGCGGCGGATCTCGACTGGATTTACGGCTACCGCTCAATCGGCTGA
- the clpS gene encoding ATP-dependent Clp protease adapter ClpS has translation MIARPIRMQNDSERNGDNGNRTSVITRTKPKTKKPNLYRVLLLNDDYTPMEFVIHILERFFQKDRESATRIMLHVHNHGVGECGIFTYEVAETKVSQVMDFARQHQHPLQCVMEKK, from the coding sequence ATGATCGCCAGACCGATCCGGATGCAGAACGACAGCGAAAGGAACGGGGACAACGGAAATCGAACCTCGGTCATCACGCGCACCAAGCCGAAGACCAAGAAACCTAATCTCTATCGCGTACTGCTTTTGAACGACGACTACACCCCAATGGAATTCGTCATTCACATCCTGGAGCGTTTTTTTCAGAAGGATCGGGAAAGTGCCACCCGCATCATGCTGCATGTCCATAACCACGGCGTCGGCGAATGCGGAATATTCACATACGAGGTAGCGGAGACCAAGGTGAGCCAGGTGATGGACTTTGCCCGGCAGCATCAGCATCCGCTGCAATGCGTCATGGAAAAGAAGTGA
- a CDS encoding Dabb family protein, which translates to MIRHTVAFRLKHAAGSAEEEAFLDEALTLKQIPSVRNFEQLRQTSPKNDFTFGFSMEFDDQAGYDAYNIHPLHVAFVRDRWVPEVADFLEIDYTKL; encoded by the coding sequence ATGATCCGCCACACCGTCGCATTCCGCCTGAAGCACGCTGCAGGCTCTGCCGAGGAAGAGGCTTTTCTCGATGAGGCGCTGACGCTCAAGCAGATCCCAAGCGTCAGAAATTTCGAGCAACTTCGCCAGACGAGCCCGAAGAACGATTTCACTTTCGGCTTCTCAATGGAGTTCGACGATCAGGCCGGTTACGACGCCTACAACATCCACCCGCTGCATGTCGCCTTCGTGCGCGACCGCTGGGTACCCGAAGTCGCTGATTTCCTCGAGATCGACTACACCAAGCTCTAA
- a CDS encoding HIT family protein: MTSAAYDDNNIFAKILRGEIPSHRVYEDDKTVVFMDVMPQAPGHVLVLPKAPSRNIFDADPASLSHTITVVQKVANAVKEAFDADGVFIAQFNEPAAGQTVFHLHFHVIPRHQGVALKPHSGKMEDGAVLAANAEKIKAELA; encoded by the coding sequence ATGACCAGCGCCGCCTATGACGACAACAATATCTTCGCCAAGATCCTGCGCGGCGAGATCCCGTCGCATCGCGTCTACGAGGACGACAAGACCGTTGTCTTCATGGATGTGATGCCGCAGGCGCCGGGTCATGTTCTGGTGCTGCCGAAGGCACCTTCCCGCAATATCTTCGATGCCGATCCCGCCTCCCTTTCCCATACAATCACCGTCGTCCAAAAGGTCGCCAATGCGGTCAAGGAAGCCTTCGACGCAGATGGCGTGTTCATCGCCCAGTTCAACGAGCCGGCGGCAGGTCAGACCGTTTTCCATCTGCATTTCCATGTCATCCCGCGGCATCAGGGAGTGGCACTCAAGCCGCATTCCGGCAAGATGGAAGACGGTGCGGTGCTCGCGGCCAACGCAGAGAAGATCAAGGCGGAACTCGCGTAA
- the cysE gene encoding serine O-acetyltransferase: protein MVAKTDIRTLDAAHPLKVMDPIWDSLREEARLAAESDPVLAAFLYSTVINHRSLEECVIHRICERLDHPDMQANLLRQTFEEMLEDWPEWSSILRVDIQAVYDRDPACLRFMEAVLYFKGFHALQTHRLAHWLLNRGRRDFALYLQSRSSSVFQTDINPAARIGKGIFLDHATGLVVGETAVIGDNVSILHGVTLGGTGKEGADRHPKIGTGVMIGAGAKILGNIEIGFCSRVAAGSVVLKAVPPKTTVAGVPAKVVGEAGCSEPARVMDQVIGADI from the coding sequence ATGGTCGCTAAGACGGATATCCGCACGCTGGACGCAGCCCATCCGCTGAAGGTGATGGACCCTATCTGGGACAGTCTGCGCGAGGAAGCGCGCCTCGCTGCGGAAAGCGATCCGGTGCTGGCGGCCTTCCTCTATTCGACGGTCATCAACCATCGCTCGCTCGAAGAATGCGTCATTCACCGTATCTGCGAGCGCCTCGACCATCCCGACATGCAGGCAAACCTGCTGCGCCAGACCTTTGAGGAAATGCTGGAGGATTGGCCGGAATGGAGCTCGATCCTGCGCGTGGATATTCAGGCAGTCTATGATCGCGACCCCGCTTGCCTGCGCTTCATGGAAGCCGTTCTCTACTTCAAGGGCTTCCACGCGCTGCAGACGCACCGGCTGGCGCATTGGCTGCTGAACCGCGGCAGGCGCGACTTCGCGCTTTACTTGCAGAGCCGCTCCTCCAGCGTCTTCCAGACCGACATCAATCCGGCCGCTCGCATCGGCAAGGGCATCTTCCTCGACCACGCGACCGGCCTCGTCGTCGGCGAAACCGCCGTCATCGGTGACAACGTCTCCATCCTGCATGGTGTGACGCTCGGCGGTACTGGCAAGGAAGGGGCCGATCGTCACCCGAAGATCGGCACGGGCGTAATGATCGGCGCAGGCGCCAAGATCCTCGGCAATATCGAGATCGGCTTCTGCTCGCGCGTTGCGGCCGGCTCTGTCGTCCTGAAAGCAGTGCCGCCAAAGACCACGGTGGCAGGCGTGCCCGCCAAGGTCGTCGGTGAAGCGGGCTGTTCCGAGCCTGCCCGCGTAATGGATCAGGTTATCGGCGCCGATATCTGA